In the Colletotrichum higginsianum IMI 349063 chromosome 7 map unlocalized unitig_7, whole genome shotgun sequence genome, one interval contains:
- a CDS encoding C2H2 finger domain-containing protein: MPPRQRCHVDASNSDDSLSPSDDDISDGTSNANEDVFDVNEDEDGPSTDATDIEDLDKEAELDVEDQIMLFGGNLHPPDYWRRAVEEMNESEFEGQDYSPSTMALLDNVEEQWRLYCEVLNRDPRHCYETLSIKLLYNFFDWYLSQKVGKDGRKRNGIKKKSSLGTYWKIFRLVFERAMGERIASKLGRSMRKVIGRLAEKHGLNDQARANRIMTIDQLKQHIEETLSTTRKMFEVGEVRILAVLFVLLVAPAGARRRAIARLRFRDIRVVLARDPQGGPHKLLIRFTPKFTKEYLGAKAQNTYPIPETMFDPSLLLSPHVFLLGILFRHQAFRAGSLISPDQLKKLDICPDELELPLPLREKLNDTYIFRRAVLGTEGYVLSTNEPISEAMMGAWFKRIGELMGLEYSTILYSLRYNAANGFDQSADVSEALRNLVLGHASSEPFRHHYLGREIGADLWGILRGQRPQQALIKQSGSIGHSISRRRPTDLTQEQSASIATHPTIRRLKAALRRLPPRSKAYRDARREINNEKQRLRRELKQTIIHEWTDNQAVDDIERQLRGDSFTKPAVADTCRPQGPAQKRLLAALTAPLIATLEDQYKRRDNAIDAVSAYCLVQEGCTTHRPRSQSKDSLPKTPSSGSEVSPLSLATLSVYARNKTERPRRCFLCIGQAHCLLPDDPRVDNLIQEFYSSNSLTRHFKRKHLSKMKADDKIECKVCKMPLVHRMHLQRHAFEVHGTVS, from the exons ATGCCACCCCGCCAGCGTTGTCATGTCGACGCCTCCAACTCGGACGATTCCTTATCGCCTAGCGATGACGACATCAGTGATGGCACCTCCAATGCCAACGAGGACGTCTTTGATGTAaacgaagatgaagatggcccGAGCACCGACGCGACGGACATCGAAGACCTCGACAAGGAAGCCGAACTTGACGTCGAAGACCAGATCATGTTGTTTGGTGGGAATCTCCACCCGCCCGACTACTGGCGGAGGGCGGTGGAGGAAATGAACGAAAGCGAATTCGAGGGTCAAGATTACAGTCCTTCGACAATGGCATTACTAGATAATGTTGAGGAGCAGTGGCGCTT ATATTGCGAAGTCCTCAACCGCGACCCTCGACATTGCTACGAGACGCTCTCGATCAAACTCCTCTATAACTTTTTCGATTGGTACCTCAGCCAGAAAGTTGGCAAAGacgggaggaagaggaacgGCATCAAGAAAAAAAGCTCATTAGGGACATACTGGAAGATCTTCAGACTTGTGTTTGAGAGGGCTATGGGTGAGAGAATAGCCTCTAAGCTGGGTCGCAGCATGCGCAAG GTTATTGGAAGGCTGGCCGAGAAGCACGGCCTAAACGACCAGGCGCGGGCCAACCGTATTATGACAATCGACCAACTGAAGCAGCACATCGAAGAAACGCTAAGCACAACACGAAAGATGTTTGAGGTGGGAGAAGTGCGCATCCTTGCTGTACTCTTTGTCCTGTTGGTTGCTCCTGCTGGCGCCCGTCGCAGAGCTATCGCGAGGCTTCGTTTCAGGGACATACGCGTCGTTCTAGCGAGAGATCCACAAGGAGGACCACATAAGCTTCTCATTCGGTTCACTCCGAAGTTCACAAAGGAATACCTGGGTGCTAAAGCTCA GAATACCTATCCAATACCTGAAACTATGTTCGATCCCTCCTTACTGCTCAGCCCACACGTGTTTCTTCTGGGCATTCTCTTCCGCCACCAGGCATTTCGTGCAGGCAGCCTTATCTCACCGGACCAGCTGAAAAAGCTCGACATTTGccccgacgagctcgagttGCCTTTGCCGCTACGGGAGAAATTGAATGACACCTACATTTTCCGTCGCGCTGTTTTAGGAACCGAAGGTTATGTACTATCCACTAACGAACCCATTTCCGAGGCCATGATGGGGGCCTGGTTCAAGAGAATCGGTGAGCTTATGGGATTGGAATACTCCACCATACTTTACAGCTTGCGCTATAATGCAGCGAACGGATTTGATCAAAGCG CCGATGTCAGCGAGGCGCTCCGAAACCTGGTCTTGGGTCACGCCAGCTCCGAACCGTTTCGACATCACTATCTTGGACGTGAAATTGGCGCCGATCTTTGGGGCATCCTCCGCGGCCAAAGGCCGCAACAGGCGCTGATCAAGCAGTCTGGCAGCATTGGCCACTCCATCAGCAGGCGTCGGCCAACCGACCTCACGCAGGAGCAGTCTGCATCCATCGCCACTCATCCTACAATCCGAAGATTGAAAGCAGCCCTTCGACGACTACCTCCTCGCTCCAAAGCGTACAGGGATGCTAGACGAGAAATAAACAATGAAAAGCAGAGACTCAGGAGAGAGCTCAAGCAGACTATCATCCACGAATGGACTGACAATCAGGCCGTTGACGACATTGAGCGCCAACTACGAGGTGATAGCTTCACCAAGCCTGCGGTGGCGGACACCTGCCGTCCACAGGGACCGGCACAAAAGCGCTTGCTCGCAGCGCTCACTGCTCCGCTCATCGCCACACTCGAAGACCAATACAAACGGAGAGACAACGCCATCGATGCAGTATCCGCGTACTGTCTTGTCCAGGAAGGTTGCACCACGCACCGGCCTCGGTCTCAGTCGAAGGATTCGCTCCCTAAGACGCCTTCCAGTGGCTCGGAAGTCAGCCCCCTTTCTCTTGCCACACTATCTGTTTATGCCAGGAATAAGACAGAGAGGCCAAGAAGATGCTTTCTATGCATTGGCCAGGCCCATTGTCTCCTTCCGGACGATCCTCGGGTGGATAATCTCATCCAAGAGTTCTACTCTTCCAACAGCCTGACTAGGCACTTCAAACGTAAGCACTTGTCCAAGATGAAAGCCGATGACAAGATAGAGTGTAAGGTTTGTAAGATGCCGCTGGTCCACAGGATGCACCTTCAACGTCATGCCTTTGAGGTCCACGGCACTGTTTCCTGA